One Leucobacter muris DNA segment encodes these proteins:
- a CDS encoding TetR/AcrR family transcriptional regulator, translated as MPKIVDHDERRAHIVEAVTQIIIRDGFDRVTMREIAAEAGYAHGAIARYFPDKKSLLTAAFLEVFQKSHEHTLRRTEGVRGLEALRQMFLELMPLEADGPQRSRVVLSFWDRAAQDGELWEIHHENITRRRGLIRRFLTEAREDGELGPGIDIEDAVNRVSAHNAGWQMMAVLVPEAATDTSIVASIDSTIADLRGGR; from the coding sequence ATGCCGAAGATCGTGGACCACGACGAGCGCCGCGCGCACATCGTCGAGGCGGTCACGCAGATCATCATCAGAGACGGCTTCGACCGCGTCACCATGCGCGAGATCGCCGCCGAGGCCGGCTACGCCCACGGCGCCATCGCACGCTACTTCCCCGACAAGAAGAGCCTGCTCACGGCGGCCTTCCTCGAGGTCTTCCAGAAATCCCACGAGCACACCCTGCGCCGCACCGAGGGCGTGCGCGGCCTCGAGGCCCTCAGACAGATGTTCCTCGAGCTGATGCCCCTCGAGGCCGACGGGCCCCAGCGATCCCGGGTCGTGCTCTCGTTCTGGGACCGCGCCGCTCAGGACGGCGAGCTCTGGGAGATCCACCACGAGAACATCACCCGCCGGCGCGGCCTGATCCGACGCTTCCTCACCGAGGCGCGCGAAGACGGCGAGCTCGGGCCCGGAATCGACATCGAGGACGCCGTCAACCGCGTCTCGGCGCACAACGCGGGGTGGCAGATGATGGCGGTGCTCGTACCCGAGGCCGCGACCGACACCAGCATCGTCGCGAGCATCGACTCCACGATCGCCGACCT
- a CDS encoding ABC transporter substrate-binding protein, with amino-acid sequence MVINGIDACHRFRPGRRRSRTHEEDQPPDGRARAHPGRRPGPLRLLVRGGGDAPSGDGGSGELTTLKVATIGLTSDGSLIGGIEQGFFEEEGLQIETSIVANPPAGLAAVQSGQVDIAYSPSIPLLNALSQGVDIKVIGAADGYPADQAEIDDPADFDDTGLFAAVDGDVHSVADLEGKTIAVPARKAQLEVVIAGELEKEGIDPAAGVNWVVLDFTSAVAGLQNGTVDAAGLVSPFTTEAEEAGADQLSAPSIGFFETGATGLWTAGAGTVSQKADAIAAFQRAIVKSNEWATEHPQEAIQAGLDYTDSQLTVDQVKVPVWPTVVNAEDLERPNEKMVSLGFLAQPVDLTGVIVSE; translated from the coding sequence ATGGTGATTAACGGGATCGATGCGTGCCATCGCTTCCGGCCCGGCCGACGAAGGAGTCGAACACATGAAGAAGATCAACCGCCTGATGGGCGCGCTCGCGCTCATCCCGGCCGCCGCCCTGGCCCTCTCCGCCTGCTCGTCCGGGGGGGGGGCGATGCGCCCTCCGGTGACGGCGGCAGCGGCGAGCTCACCACCCTCAAGGTCGCCACGATCGGCCTCACCTCCGACGGCAGCCTGATCGGCGGCATCGAGCAGGGCTTCTTCGAGGAGGAGGGGCTGCAGATCGAGACCTCCATCGTCGCGAACCCGCCCGCCGGCCTCGCCGCCGTGCAGAGCGGGCAGGTCGACATCGCGTACTCTCCCAGCATCCCGTTGCTGAACGCCCTCAGCCAGGGCGTCGACATCAAGGTGATCGGCGCAGCGGACGGCTACCCCGCCGACCAGGCCGAGATCGACGATCCCGCCGACTTCGACGACACCGGCCTCTTCGCGGCGGTGGACGGCGACGTCCACTCCGTCGCCGACCTCGAGGGCAAGACGATCGCCGTTCCCGCGCGCAAGGCGCAGCTCGAGGTCGTCATCGCGGGCGAGCTCGAGAAGGAGGGGATCGACCCCGCCGCCGGCGTGAACTGGGTGGTGCTCGACTTCACCTCGGCCGTGGCCGGGCTGCAGAACGGCACGGTCGATGCAGCCGGGCTCGTGAGCCCCTTCACCACGGAGGCCGAGGAGGCCGGGGCCGACCAGCTCTCGGCGCCCTCGATCGGCTTCTTCGAGACCGGCGCGACCGGCCTCTGGACCGCGGGGGCGGGCACGGTCTCGCAGAAGGCGGACGCCATCGCGGCATTCCAGCGGGCGATCGTGAAGTCGAACGAGTGGGCCACCGAGCACCCGCAGGAGGCCATCCAGGCCGGCCTCGACTACACCGACTCGCAGCTCACCGTCGACCAGGTGAAGGTGCCGGTCTGGCCGACCGTCGTGAACGCCGAGGATCTCGAGCGGCCGAACGAGAAGATGGTGAGCCTGGGCTTCCTGGCCCAGCCCGTCGATCTCACCGGTGTGATCGTCTCGGAGTGA
- a CDS encoding ABC transporter permease, with product MTVTSTVLIRTREARRQQRSGLPKWVLIGAEILVPILLLAVWWIVSANSTNTFFPPLETILERMASLAATPAFWGDVGSSVGNLLLSFALASALGVGLGIALGMSRWLSWLVEPTIHFFRAIPPVALVPIFVSLIGFGNETRILSITLSAVFPVLISTIDGIHAVDPDRRAVGRIYRLGAWDRIFSVALPEASPRILSGMQVSLITAFVVMIASEMLGSSIGLGARTLLAQQSFMIADMWVGILVLGIIGYVVTALLAIFRRRVLRWYIAIRQQEKNL from the coding sequence ATGACCGTGACCTCGACCGTGCTCATCCGCACGCGGGAAGCGCGGCGGCAGCAGCGCAGCGGACTCCCGAAGTGGGTGCTCATCGGGGCGGAGATCCTCGTCCCGATCCTGCTGCTGGCCGTGTGGTGGATCGTGTCGGCGAACTCCACCAACACGTTCTTCCCGCCGCTCGAGACGATCCTCGAGCGCATGGCGTCGCTCGCGGCCACCCCCGCGTTCTGGGGAGACGTCGGTTCGTCGGTCGGCAACCTGCTGCTCTCGTTCGCGCTCGCGAGCGCGCTCGGCGTGGGGCTCGGGATCGCGCTCGGCATGTCGCGCTGGCTGTCGTGGCTCGTCGAGCCGACGATCCACTTCTTCCGGGCCATCCCGCCGGTCGCGCTCGTACCGATCTTCGTCTCGCTGATCGGCTTCGGCAACGAGACACGCATCCTCTCGATCACGCTGTCGGCGGTGTTCCCCGTGCTGATCTCGACCATCGACGGCATCCACGCCGTCGACCCGGATCGCCGCGCCGTCGGCCGCATCTACCGACTGGGGGCGTGGGACCGCATCTTCTCGGTCGCGCTGCCGGAGGCGAGCCCGCGCATCCTCTCCGGCATGCAGGTGAGCCTCATCACGGCGTTCGTCGTGATGATCGCGAGCGAGATGCTGGGATCGTCGATCGGGCTCGGAGCCCGCACGCTGCTCGCGCAGCAGTCGTTCATGATCGCCGACATGTGGGTCGGCATCCTCGTGCTGGGCATCATCGGCTACGTCGTCACCGCCCTGCTCGCCATCTTCCGGCGCCGAGTGCTGCGCTGGTACATCGCCATCCGACAGCAGGAGAAGAACCTATGA
- a CDS encoding ABC transporter permease gives MGDSRLLKWGTGALGALIALGVWQLAAAGPLAGSPLPTAGEAIGELARLVVTPEMWAATWDTVAMALLGLAIATAAGVLLGIGVGVSPLAMHATRVPLEFLKPIPPIVILPVVVLVLGPTAGMGVFLVFIGCFVSIVVQASAGVFDTDPVAKATGQSYGLSRGEILWSIVLPSALPYIGTAVRVAAPTALIVAVVAGLIGGGPGLGQSLVQPQITGNQPRLFAYVLVLGILGLVVQGLSQWGERRLLHWHPQYRKQVS, from the coding sequence GTGGGAGACTCTCGACTGCTGAAGTGGGGGACTGGCGCCCTCGGCGCGCTGATCGCGCTCGGCGTCTGGCAGCTCGCGGCGGCGGGCCCCCTCGCGGGCTCGCCGCTGCCCACCGCGGGTGAGGCGATCGGTGAGCTGGCGCGGCTCGTCGTCACACCGGAGATGTGGGCCGCCACCTGGGACACCGTGGCGATGGCGCTGCTGGGGCTCGCGATCGCGACCGCGGCCGGCGTGCTGCTCGGGATCGGCGTCGGAGTCTCGCCGCTCGCGATGCACGCGACCCGCGTGCCGCTCGAGTTCCTGAAGCCGATCCCGCCGATCGTGATCCTGCCCGTCGTGGTGCTCGTGCTGGGTCCCACGGCGGGGATGGGCGTCTTCCTCGTGTTCATCGGGTGCTTCGTGTCGATCGTGGTGCAGGCCTCGGCGGGCGTGTTCGACACCGACCCCGTCGCGAAGGCCACCGGGCAGTCGTACGGGCTGAGCCGCGGGGAGATCCTCTGGAGCATCGTGCTGCCGAGCGCCCTGCCCTACATCGGCACCGCCGTGCGGGTGGCGGCCCCCACGGCGCTCATCGTCGCGGTGGTCGCCGGCCTCATCGGTGGCGGTCCGGGGCTCGGCCAGAGCCTCGTGCAGCCCCAGATCACCGGCAACCAGCCGAGGCTCTTCGCCTACGTGCTCGTGCTCGGCATCCTGGGCCTCGTCGTGCAGGGCCTCAGCCAGTGGGGCGAGCGCCGCCTGCTGCACTGGCACCCCCAGTACCGGAAGCAGGTGTCGTGA